In the genome of Primulina eburnea isolate SZY01 chromosome 13, ASM2296580v1, whole genome shotgun sequence, the window ATAGCTTGTAAAGTAATTGTCTTATCAAAGAAAAGGGGTTTTGAAGATATCCCATCCATATTTAGaataaaatttgtaatttttggtTGGCATGGGTTCAAAAGTTCCACAACTTGACCCAAATACAGATGAGTCTTGCCTTTTCGGGAGGTAAACAGACCCACATCATCATAAATTTCAGTATCCTGCTAAAATCTCAACTCTGCTTCATTTAATTTGCTGCCCACTTTCAAAATTGATGTCTCATATTATTTGTCCTGGATTTTACATGGACATGGAAAATTCTGGTGAATGCATGCACCATGTTGGCACCAAGCTAAGACACATTGTGACATCATGACAGATcattatttatgtattatttctTCTAATGTTGAAAAATCCTTATTTCTTGACTTATTAATTAATCATTCATTTAACTAGAATTACGTGAAACGTGGTGAACTCTTTCTAAATTTGGTGGGTAATGCTGCTTCACACGCCTAAAGAAGCACAAGAAAGGGTGGCATGTAAAATATAATTGTGAGTAGTTCTGAGAATTCAAATTACGTCTCTCAAATATGATTAGATATATGTGTATTTTTGTATTGAATACTAAAATTAGTTATTCGGAGTCTCTCAACTTTCAACATCGtaaatatatagatatattGTGAGACAAGTCGTTCGCGGAATTCCGAATTTTTAAGATCATTTGCATGAAAGGTGTATAGAGTAACTCGAGTTTTTAAGAgagtgacatgacatgacaataTATGAATATTAGTCCTCTGCACGAAATTAGGTGTTAATGGGTTGCgtttaaattcaaatttcattTGCGTTtacttatttattattatttttcaaccaGTTAAATATTCCATCGATATCCAATTCGACTTAATTAAAGAGATCCGTATTAGGAAAGATCTGGCTCCGATATGGAATTCATTTTAAAATCCGTTGTTGAAAAATCTTGGTTATTACCGAAATTCGACTAAAATGCATTTGTTCTTTAGGACAATATTACAAGAACAAAATGGACATTTGCGCAGTACCAGAACTGGGAAGTCGTGTTTGTGCAAAAACAAATGAAAATTTCTGGTGGACTATGTCAATATAAgtgaattttaaatttcatttaatTCAAGTACCCCCGACTGTTTGGAACTtgaattcgaatttgaaattatAAGTTCTTTGCTTTAAAAATTAAGCTGTTTTTAAACTTCTCTTCTTCAAGCACATATTAAAAAAGTgtgaaaaaaaatcataatcaaTTTTTTGAAAGGTGGCAAACAACTCCTTTGTTGGAGAAATGAAGGAAAGTGCATTTCATTTTTGGCAACGAGTGAAAGTATTTTAGGACAGATAGATATTGTGTTTGATAAAGAAAATTTGAACATATAATTCAAAAAAGGAATTCGCTCAAAACCGAATTCGTATATATGATAATTAACGACTAGCACAGTCTCCATGTAAaatataaaatcaataaaaGAGAATcgaacttaaaaaaaaattatgaaatgaaCTATGATTTTGCCTAAAAAATTGAATGCTTTCCACATTTTTAGTGATTATTATAGTTCAGTCATGCCCAAAATTAATATATGATCAGATTTGTAAACAAATAACAGAACAAATTTACCGGCTGGATGATCACACAGAGTAGGTCAACGGCATCTCGGATTCCCTGGAAGAGGCGACGGATGAATTCACTCCGCCACTCTGTTGGTTGTCACCGCCACCATTACCATGATTTTGCATGGCGGGGGAGACGGGGTTGGTGTTGGAGACATTCCTCGTGGTTGGTCTCCTGGAGATCTGTCGGCTGTCTACCGCGCCACCTTCCCTGCCACCAAAGCATCCCTTCATGCAGGTGTATACGTAGGTTAAGAGCCAGAACAGCCAGGGCAATCCGATGAGAACGAAGGCGGCGACTGGGTACCAGGGCTGAGAAAGATTGGGGACGAAAACGTACAAGGCGAGGAATATTCCACCGGTGATGAGGCACAGGCAAAAGAGGAAAGAGATCAACGGAACCCTAATGTCTCCTTCCCTGTCATCCTCCATTAATGTTGTATCTATCTCCCAATTCTGTGTCCCCTTTTCTGCTTGTGTATCCTAATTCGTTTTCTGTTTGGCATTGATCTTGATCAGCTGCATCTTTGAATTCAGGCAAAGATTAATGAATCCTCTTGCTATTAATTTGATCTTTTGCTCCTTATTTCTGTATCTATGTGGAGTTTCAGGCAAGCTTCCAAGGATCGATGAAATGGTGGGCTGCGGATTCAACGTGGGAAGGCGTCCAAAACGGTTGGTTGTTTCTTTCTCATGCATGCAAATATGGAATTCTCATGCTAAATATGGAAATATTCAAATAATAtatcattaaattttttattaaataattatttaatcctTACAAATGTTGGCCACGATCTTTCATGTAAcagttatataatatttttttatggttaGATGAAATGAAAAGTTATAAATGAagaatgaaataaaattttacacTTTCATGTTAATGTGATGCTGCATACAAGTATGACAATTATTATGTCAAAAGGAAATATATTGATGTAATATATAAAGTTATTGTCCCGAGGCAATTATTATTGTGTATGTGTTTATATATTTCACATTACAAATTTtacaataaattaatataaatttattttacgTATCAAATTTGTTACGTGTCAAATTTCAAAAACAAATGTCGACCTATATGACTCGACTCATATAAAGTATAAATtttatgtattaaaatattatttttattgcaaaatatcatttttttggtAGTTGtgttatgaaaaaaaatatcGTGTGTCATATActgatttatatattttattattaaaattattaattattttcgtaTTATTTGTCTCATATCACACATCAAACGATATTTAATAATATGGATTAAAAAATAGCTATTTATGCTAAAAAAAACGTATGTTTAATTAGTGTGTGAATCCTATTAATCGAGGGAATCACGGTTCCAACCGCAAAAGGCCTTTCGTCATGTCGACTCCACTATCTCCAAATTCATCCTCCCACACGAATCTTCTTAAGCAGGTATTTCAATCAATTACTCCCATTTTCATCCCTGACGCGTGAAAGTGTGTCTTTTCTACTTAAGATTATTGCTATTTTAGATGGCTGTGGTGTGACTGAGTCAATTTTTGTTTTCCTTTGGTTTTTGGTGGTGAGGGTGCTGAGATTGGCTGTATGAATTACCCTTTTTTGTTTCTATTTTTTTCTCACTTCTGCAACTTGTCCAACTCTTCGGCCGAGATGGGCTGAGAGAGTGTGTGAGAGATGATTAACTCACAAATgaaataattttcatttttcaatattttctaaaaaaaataagtCTTGCCGCTAAATTCTGGTCAATCCTGCTTTGGAGTGTTTCCTGTGTGTCCGGGGTCGGTGTCAATGAAATATTAATGGCTAATAGTGTTCGTACTCAGAGGTTAGAAGTCATGAAGTTGCTTTAGCTGAGCTAAATAACCTTTCTTCCTCGCGGGTATGATTTCTTATGAAGCAAGTCGTTTAACTCAATTGATCTTTGTATTGATGCGTAACAatgtgttgtgatttgatttaaatattaCAATTTGATCTTTATCTTCGTGCAATAATGTTGGGCTGTTATTTTTGAATGGGTACTCTTTTTCAATAGCTTAATTATTTAACACAGTCAATAGCTGTTTTGTTTCATGAGATTCAGTTGTGCTGTGGCAGTGAAGCAGCCAAAGATGGAACTAGTTTGTAGATTCAAAGGCCTCCTAAGAGATAGATGTTGTTGACATTCATTCATATCCAAGAAAATAGAAAGTATTATTTCATATAATTTTGGTGATTATAGCCTGGACTTGTGTGAGAATGAGACCCAATTCGAAACATTTTTGCAGCCATATTTTGAATACTAGTTATGGTTTGTGC includes:
- the LOC140810482 gene encoding uncharacterized protein, whose amino-acid sequence is MEDDREGDIRVPLISFLFCLCLITGGIFLALYVFVPNLSQPWYPVAAFVLIGLPWLFWLLTYVYTCMKGCFGGREGGAVDSRQISRRPTTRNVSNTNPVSPAMQNHGNGGGDNQQSGGVNSSVASSRESEMPLTYSV